A window of Primulina huaijiensis isolate GDHJ02 chromosome 9, ASM1229523v2, whole genome shotgun sequence contains these coding sequences:
- the LOC140985179 gene encoding transcription factor bHLH160-like yields the protein MSILPLTDAYEISNMDSEFLSHFDALDDSLTQTYQEISRPPSENDQPSYCEINLTGTKISESVYEDEEQNLASKQQGTLGKGLKTKRISNPNSKKTKRKSTKSSNCKETSTLEQIGLQEGTSVTKKMDHNAKERIRRMKINASFLALRALLPDSRRSKKKWSAPSIVDRALKYIPELQNQVQELKSKKQSYHQQESSPKNNENPTSNLDGDRSISISRVNRNEAIVQICMPSLNDEHRKDSVFANMLQKVGDEGSFIIIGASTLCVGESRICLHLHIQVNGNLSEDEDYAEELREKLLSWLR from the exons ATGTCGATTTTACCTCTTACTGATGCTTACGAGATTAGTAACATGGATTCTGAATTCTTGAGCCATTTTGATGCATTGGATGATTCATTAACGCAAACATATCAAGAAATATCACGGCCACCGAGCGAGAATGATCAGCCTAGTTACTGTGAGATTAACCTAACTGGCACGAAGATTTCGGAATCTGTTTATGAAGATGAGGAACAAAATTTGGCGAGTAAACAACAAGGGACGTTGGGTAAGGGCTTGAAAACGAAGAGAATCAGCAACCCTAATTCCAAGAAAACGAAGAGGAAGAGTACTAAAAGTAGTAATTGTAAAGAAACTTCAACATTGGAGCAAATAGGTTTGCAGGAAGGGACATCAGTTACAAAGAAGATGGATCATAATGCTAAGGAGAGAATCAGAAGGATGAAGATCAACGCATCCTTCCTCGCTCTACGAGCATTACTTCCCGATTCCAGACGATCAAAG AAGAAGTGGAGTGCACCATCAATAGTGGATAGAGCACTGAAATACATCCCAGAGCTGCAAAATCAGGTCCAAGAATTGAAGTCCAAGAAACAAAGTTACCATCAACAAGAATCGTCAccaaaaaacaatgaaaatccCACTTCAAATCTTGATGGAGATCGCTCCATTTCCATCTCTAGAGTCAATCGAAATGAAGCAATCGTCCAAATTTGCATGCCGAGCTTAAACGACGAACATCGAAAGGATTCGGTGTTCGCAAATATGTTGCAGAAAGTGGGAGACGAAGGATCGTTTATCATCATCGGTGCTTCGACACTTTGTGTGGGTGAGAGTAGAATCTGTCTCCATCTGCATATTCAG GTTAATGGAAACTTGTCCGAAGATGAAGACTACGCGGAAGAACTGAGAGAAAAGCTTCTTTCTTGGCTAAGGTGA